TTCGCTCGGCTTCAACGTGGTCAGCGGGAGCACCTACTACTTCGTCACCGCCGGGCACTGCGGCAACGTCGCCGGCGCCTGGTACACGACGTCCGGCCAGAGCACGCCGATCGGTGCGACCGTCAACTCCAGCTTCCCGGGCAACGACTACGCGCTGGTCCGGTACGACAACGCCTCACTGAGCCACACCGGCGGCTTCTCCTCCGCGCCCGACGCGTACGTCGGCGAGTCGGTCAAGCGCACCGGGTCGACCACCGGCACCCACGGCGGCACCGTGACGGGCCTCAACGCCACCGTCCACTACTCCGGCGGCGGCACCGTCAAGGGCATGATCCAGACCAACGTCTGCGCCGAGCCCGGCGATTCCGGCGGCCCGCTCTACGACGGCACCAAGGCGCTTGGCATCACCTCGGGCGGCAGCGGCGACTGCCGTACGGGCGGCACGACCTTCTTCCAGCCCGTCAACGAGGCGCTCGCCAAGTACAACGTGAGCGTCTTCTGACCCACCGGGGCCCGGCCGTACCCGCGCGCACGGCGGGTACGGCCGGGCCCCGGCACTCGTCGACGGACCACATCAGGTGAGGCTGCCGGGGACCCGGCGGCCCGGAAGGAGATCCGAATCATGCCCAACACGACACTGAGACGGTTCGGCCTCGCCGTCGGTACGGCCACGGCCGGCGCGGGCCTGCTCGCCGCGCTGGCGGGGCCCGCCGCCGCGATCAACTCGTACAACTCCCAGCCCGCGCCGGAGCGCACCGAGGTCGGGGCGCTGGTGGTGCAGTGGGACGACGACGGGAGCCCCGCCACTCCGGACCGGGTGGACTGGATGTGCTCCGGCACCATGGTGGACCGCGACACCTTCCTCACCGCCGCGCACTGCACCAGCGACTGGCCGGCCGGTGCCCGCTACTACGTCTCCCTCGGGCAGGACGTGCAGTCCGCGCTCGACGCCGCCGCGGCCGCGCACCCCGGTGACCCGGCCGCCGTCGCCTCGGCGGTCGCCGTCGAGGGGGTCGCGCACCAGGACCCCGCGTACCCGGGCCCGGCTGCCGACCCGCACGACATCGCGGTGATCCAGCTGCCGGCGCGGGCGGTCGCCGCGCGCTGGACGTTCACTCCGGCCGCCCTGCCCACGGCGGGCCAGCTGGACGGGCTCGGTCCACAGGGCCTGAACGTGACGTCCTTCCAGGTGGTCGGCTACGGCACCCAGGAGGCGCAGCGTGGACCCGGCGGGCAGACCCACCCGGGCGGCGGCGTCCGACTCAAGGCCCCCGTGACGTTCAACGCGCTGAACGCACCGTGGGTGCGGCTGGCGATGACCGCACCGCAGGGCAACGGCGGCGCCTGCTACGGGGATTCCGGCGGGCCGAACTTCGCCGAGATCGGCGGGCGGTCCCTGCTGGTCGCGACGACCATCACCGGGGACGGGCCCTGCTACGCGACCAACGTGTCGTACCGGCTCGACTCTCCGGCCGCACGGGCGTTCCTCGCACCGTTCGTCGCGCTCCCCTGACGGGGGTTCACCAAGCTCATGAGGACAGCTCCGACCGCCGGAGAATCCGGTGGCCGGAGCTGTCCCCGCACCCGTTCGGCGCCCTGGAGCGGGAGCCTTACGGCGCGGTGACCTCGCGCGTCAGCTTCGACTGCCACGGACACCAGGTCGAGCCGGGGAGCAGCGCGCCGCCGACCTCGTTGAGGTGGGTGTCGACGTAGGAGATGCTCGCGTCGCAGACCTCCATCGCCATGCCGAAGAAGGACACCGAGTTCGGGGCGATCTGGTACTTCCAGGGGCTGTTGTACCAGGCCGGGGTCTTGACGACCTTCCCCATGACGCCGACGTTCTCGGTCTCCACGCCGCTCAGGATGTTCCGGGCCTGCTGGATCTTCGCCGAGTCGGTGAGCTTGAACACGAAGGTGTCCGTGCCGTCGGTGAACTCGAAGAAGGCCGAGGACGAGGCCGCCGTCGTACCCGTCGCACCCGCGGCCTGCACCGCCTGGGCGGGCTGCGCCAACGCCAGGGCGAACATCGAAACCGCCGCGAGACTACCGAACTTGGTGATGGTACGTCGCATTACTGAGACCTCCGGTATCGGTCGGGCCGTGATCACGACCCGTCTGCACCGAACCGTAAGCAGCAGTTGCCCGAAAATTGCCGGATGTCTCCGAGGAGTGCCCGGGAGGACACTTCGTGGCCGCCCCATCGGGAAGATACCGGTTCGTCCGACGGTCCGTCAGATGAGCCTCCGACCTGGCCATATCCGTGGACCGGCGGTCGAGTTGGCGACCTTCAGGATTGCCCGCAAGGGCACCCGGGGGCCTTCGAATGCTGCCTGATCGGGCCGATTCCCGCTGGACGGCACGGCACCCGACGGATGGTCAGGAAGATGTTCCAGGAGGCCAGCACACCGAACACTCCGCCGACGAACTTCAAACGTGTCGTTCGTGACCCGACGGGTCTCAACCTGCCTCGGAGAGCTGCCCGGTGGCCCCGACAGCCGCCTCGCGAGCGTCGAGCAACTCGTCCCAGTGCACCCGGGTCCACTCACAGGCGACGTCCATCGGGCCCAGCAGACTGCGCCCGACCTGGGTCAACTCGTACTCCACCCAGCGAAGTTGCCCGGGACGCTCGGTCCGGACGATCAGCCCGTCGCGCTCCAGCACGCGCAGCGAACTGGTCAGCACCTTGGCGGTGATCCCGCGCAGCGGCACCCGCAGCTCGGAGAACCGCCGCGGGCCGTCCTCCAGACAACGGATGATCATCCCGCCCCACTTGTCACCGAACCGGATCGGCGACAGGTCGGACGGGCAGACCGGGTCGAACATCTCGGGGTCCAGTGGTTCTCGCACCGGCCCAGCCTAGACCGGGCGCTCACCCCGGCTGGTATCCCGGAGGTAACCAGGCCCGGGGCTAGCTTTCCTGACGGGTCGCCGACCGGGCGGCCCACCGACGGAAGGACTCCCCCATGAGCAGCATCATCGTCTTCGGCGCGGCCGGCCGGGCCGGGCGCGCGATCACCGCCGAGGCCCGCCTGCGCGGCCACCGGGTCACCGCCGTGGTCCGCGACCCCGGCGCCCACCCGGAGTTGGCCGCCGAGGGCGGCCTGACCGCCGGTGACGTGACCGACCCGGCCGTGGTGGCGCGGCTGGCCGCCGGTCACGACGTGGCGGTGGTCGCGGCGTACGCCCCGGTGCCCGACTTCTTCGCCACCGCTTCGGCCGCCCTGGTCGAGGGGCTGACCACGGCCCGGGTGCCCCGGCTGCTCTCGGTCGGCCTGGCCTCCGTGCTGCCCACCGCCTCGGGCGGCCTGCTGATGGACACCCCGGGCTACCCACAGGAGTACCGCGACTTCTACCTCTCGCACGCCGCCGGCACGGAGGTGCTGCGCACCGCCCCCGACACCCTCGACTGGCTGGTGGTCAGCCCCTCCGGCGACTTCGACCACCAGGGCACCCGCACGGGCGGCTACGCCCTGGCCCCGGCCGACGCCGAGGACCGGATCTCCTACCCCGACCTGGCGGTGGCACTGCTGGACGAGATCGACCGGCCGACCCACCACCGCACCCACCTCGGCGTCCGGAGCGAAGGCTGACTCCGGCTCCCCGTCGGGCGTGATCCAATCGGAGGAGCGGGGCATCCACCGACCGACCGACGCCCCGCCGACTCCGAAGGAGTACGAAATGAGCCCGCTGGCCCTGCCCGGCCCCCTCGTCGACGTCCACTGGCTGGCCGAACACCTCGACCACCCGGACCTGCTGGTGCTGGACGCCGGGGTGGGCGACCACCGGGGCGAGCCGCTGCCGATCAGCGGGGCCCGGGTCTTCGACCTCGACGGCGCGCTCTCCGACCACGCCGACCCCCGCCCGCACACCATGCCGAACGCTGCGCAGTTCACCGCGGAGGTGCGTGCGCTCGGTGTCAACGACCGAAGCACCGTGGTGGTCTACGACGGCGCGGGCGTCTACTCCAGCGCCCGGGCCTTGTGGATGTTCCGGGCCATGGGCTTCGACCGGGTCGCCGTGCTGAACGGCGGGCTCCCCGCCTGGGCGGCCGCCGGACTGCCCCGGGCCGCCGTCACTTCGGTCCCGGTGGCGGTCGGCGACTTCACCGCCGCACCCCGCCCGGGGCTGTTCGTGGACAGCGCCACCGTGCTGGCCGCGCTCGCTGACGACTCCTCAGCGGTACTCGACGCCCGGACCCGGGAACGCTTCGCGGGCACCGCCCCGGAACCCCGGGCAGGGCTGCGCGGTGGCCACATGCCCGGTGCGTTCAACCTGCCCTTCGGCGAGCTCCAGTCCGCCGGGCACATGCTGCCGCCCACCGAACTGCGCGCTCGCATCCACGAGTTGACGGGCGAGCGAGAGCGACTGCTGTTCAGCTGCGGCTCCGGCGTCACCGCCTGCATCCTGACCCTCGGCGCCGAACTCGCGGGCTACCGCGACCTCGCGGTGTACGACGGCTCGTGGAGCGAGTGGGGTCTGCCGTCCGAGCTGCCCGTGGTCACGGGTTCCTAGACGCCGGCTCTGAACAGCGTCAGGCCTTGCGGATCCGGTCGCCGATCTCCGGCCTCGCCTCGAACCCGGCCGCCCTGTACGTGGCGACACCACCGACGTTGGAGCTCGGTGTGCACACGCGAACGCTCGACGAGCCCAGCTCCCGCAGCGCGGCCGCCCCGGCGACGGTGATCGCCCGGCCGTATCCACGACCGCGGTGGTCCGCGTGGACGCCCATCGGCTCGACCAGTCCCGGCTTCCCCGGGCCGGCCGACCAGACCGTCACCACCGCCGCCGGGTTGCCTTGGTCGTCGTAGGCGCCCAGGCAGCGGGCGTCGGCATGGAACGGCCCCGCCGACATCGCGTGCCAGTACGCGCGCGTGGGCCGCGAGGTGTCGAACGCCGACCGCAGGACGTCGGCGAAGTCCTGCGCCTGCTCCGGACCGATCGCCTCGATCCGTACGCCGGGGTCCTCCACCTCGTCCGCGAGGTCGCGGAAGAGCGGCGTCCACGGCTCGTCGACGCCCCAGTCGTCCTTGGTCAGCAGGTCGTGAAGCAGCAGTCCCAGCGGCGCCTCGACGGACACCGCTCCGGCCGGCAGCACGCCGCGCTCAGGCAGCGAAAGGTCCTCGACGAGCCGCCGCGCCAACTCCTCGTCCCGGAAGGCGTCGGGAGCGACCGTCATCCGCAACACCGTCGGCGAGTCCTGCATCCCGACGGCGAGGATCCGTCCGCCCCGGCTCCAGGTCCGAACCACCGCGGCCGTCTCAGCCGTTCCGAACCGGTAGTTCCAGCCGATGTCCCCCGGATGCAGCTGCATCGGCGCTCCGTCGTACTGCCACTCCCGCAGCGCGCCCATCGCCTCGCGTACCCCGCCTGCGGTCGGCGTTCCCAGCACAATCGTCATAGCCGGGATCTGACACCCCCGTCCCGGAAACCTGCAACCCATTAACCGGCTCACAGACAGCTCTCCCGGTGCGGCCCAACCGATCCCCGCCGGCTGCGGGGCGTCGGCCTCCCTCCACTGCGGCAGCGGTCCGCAAATCTCTGACTTGGCTGCGCATATTTCCATCATTGCATAGCAAGAACCTTGCTATCGGCGGCGCGAGAGCTCTACTGTCGCCTCACCCTCCCGACGCGCAACCTCCCACCAGAGACGGGCACCTGATGTCACGGAACATCACCAGAGCAGTCGCCGCACTGACCGCCACCGTCATCGGCCTGAGCCCCGTGCTCGGCGGCACCGCCTTCGCCGCCGAGCCACACGCCCCCGCGCCCGTGCTGACCCGCGCCGGCCTCGACCCGGCGCTGGTCGCGGGCCGGGGAGCCAGGGTCGACTTCGCCGAGCAGGAGGCGGAGCGTGCCCTCACCGACGGCACCGTCCTCGGCCCCGACCGGACCGCGTACACCCTGCCCGCCGAGGCGTCCGGACGGCAGGCGGTCAGGCTGACGCCGGGTCAGTACGTGGAGTTCGTCCTGCCGAGCGCGGCGAACGCGATCACCGTCCGCTACAGCATCCCGGACGCGCCGAGCGGCGGCGGCCTCACCGCGCCGCTCGACGTGACGGTGAACAGCCGTGACCGCAGCACCATGACGCTGACCTCGCAGTACTCCTGGCTCTACAACCAGTACCCGTTCTCCAACGACCCCAACTCCGGTCTGCTGCACCCGGACTGGTGGATCACCGAGTGCTCCTGCGTGCCCGCCGCCACCACCCCCGCCCCGGTGATCGGCACACCCTTCCGCCCGAACCACTTCTACGACGAGCAGCGCCTGCTGCTCGGCAGGAAGTACCGCGCCGGCGACCGAATCCGGCTGACCGTACCGGCCGGGAGCACCGCCGCGTGGACGGTGATCGACCTGCTCGACTCCCAGCTGGTCGCCGCACCCAAGGTCGAACTCGCCGCCGCCAACGTGCTGTTGTTCGGTGCCGACCCGACCGGCCGCCGGGACTCCGCCGACGCGATCGACCGGGCGATCGCCTTCGCCCGCCGTACCGGCCTCAAGGTCTATCTCCCGCCGGGCAGTTACCAGGTGAACCGGCACATCCTGGTCGACGACGTGACGATCGTCGGCGCGGGCAGCTGGTACACTGTGGTGAAGGGCCGTCAGGTCGACCTGGCCACGCCCGCGCCGGACGGCTCGGTGCACACCGGGGTCGGCTTCTACGGCAAGGACGCCTCGGCCGGCGGCAGCCGCAACGTCCACCTCGCCGACTTCGCGATCGAGGGCGACGTCCGCGAGCGGGTCGACACCGACCAGGTGAACGCGATCGGCGGGGCGATGAGCGACTCCACGATCTCCGGGCTGTACCTGCACCACACCAAGGTCGGCCTCTGGTTCGACGGCCCGATGACCAACCTCAGGGTCACCGGCAACGTGATCACCGACCAGATCGCCGACGGCCTCAACTTCCATACCGGCGTGACCGGTTCGGTGGTGTCCGACAACTTCGTCCGGAACACCGGCGACGACGGCCTGGCCATGTGGTCGGAGCGGGTCGGCAACGCGGGCAACACCTTCGACCACAACACCGTGCAGTCCCCCGTGCTGGCCAACGGCATCGCGCTGTACGGCGGCACCGACAACACGGTCTCGAACAACCTGATCGCCGACCCGGTCCGGGAGGGCAGCGCGATCCAGGTCGGCTCCCGGTTCGGCGCCGAGCCGTTCACCGGACAGCTCCGGATCAGCGACAACACCACGGTACGGTCCGGGACTTACGAGCTGAACTGGAAGATCGGCCTCGGTGCGCTCTGGTTCTACGCCCTGGAGCGCGACATCGCCGCCGACACCCGGGTCACCGGCAACGCCTTCCTCGACAACACCTACAACGCCGTCATGCTGGTCGCCGACTGGCCGGTGAAGGACCGTTACTCGATCACCAACCTGCACTTCAAGGACCTCCGGATCGACGGCACCGGCACCTCCGTCCTCAGCGCCCGGGCGGCGGGCTCGGCGACCTTCGAGAACGTGGACGCCCGCAACGTCGGCGCGGTCGGGGTGAACAACTGCGGCACCTTCCACTTCACCCCCGCCGGCTCCGAGTTCGCCCTCACCGACCTGGGCGGCAACGACGGCGGCGGCACCACCGGCGCCTGGCTGGCGCCCTGGGAACTCCCCAACACGATCACCTGCGACGACCGGCCACCCGTGGTCGCACCCCCTGCGCCGTCCCCCTGGTGAACGGGCAGCGCACGGCGCCCCTGTGGAGGCCGTCGTGCTGGACGGTCTCCGGTTGGTCAGGAGTTGAGTCCGGCGTCTCGGGCCAGGAGAGCGGCTTGGACGCGGTTGGTGACTTCGAGGGTGGTGAGGATGCGGCTGACGTGGGCTTTGACGGTGCTTTCGCGCATGGTGAGGCGGGTGGCGATGTCGGCGTTGGTGGCGCCTTCGGCGAGGAGGACGAGGACGTCGCGTTCGCGGGGGGTGAGCTTGTCGAGGCGGGCTTGGGCTGCGGTGGCGTGGGGCTGGTTGGTGGCGTGGTAACGGTCGATCAGGCGCCGGGCCGCGCTCGGATGGAGCATGGCCGACCCGGCAGCGACCAGGTGGACGGCGCGCAGGATCTCGGCGGGGTCGGTGTCCTTGAGGAGGAAGCCGTCGGCGCCCGCGGCGAGGGCGTTGTAGACGTACTCGTCGAGGTCGAAGGTGGTCAGGGTGATCACCCTCGGCGGGTGGGGCAGGGCGCGCAGGCGGGCGGTGGCGGTGATGCCGTCCATCCGGGGCATGCGGACGTCGACGAGGGCGACGTCGACCCGGTGGGCGCCGGCCAGTTCGATAGCCTGGAGGCCGTCGGCTGCCTGGGCGACCACGTCGATGTCCGGGTCGGTTTCGAGGAGGTCGGCCAAGCCGAGGCGGACCAGGGCGTCGTCGTCGACGATCATGGCGCGGATCATGTGGTGGTGCCGTTCTGTGCGGTGCTGCCGGTGGGGTGGGGAACGCGCGCGGTCAGCCGCCAGGCACCTGCTCCGGCGGGGCCCGCGGCGAGCCGGCCGCCGAGGGCGGTGATCCGTTCGCGCAGGCCGACCAGGCCGTATCCGGAGGCGGGGGTGTCCGGGCTGGGGGCGCCGGGGGTGTTGGTGACCTCGACGAAGGTGGCGGGCGGGCGGTAGTCGATCCGCACCGTCACCCGGGACCCGGCAGCGTGCTTTCGGGCGTTGGTCAGTGCCTCCTGCACGACCCGGTAGACGGCCAGCCGGTGGGTGGTGGGCGCCTGCTCGGGGGCGCCGTCGCAGGCCAGCTCGACGTCCTGGCCGGCAGCCCGGGCCTCGTCGACGAGCTCGCGCACCTCGCGCAGGGCCGGTGCGAGCGAGGAGTTGTCCCTGGCTGCCGCAGGGTCGTGCAGCGCGCCCAGGACATCGCGCAGGTCGGCCAGAGCCTCGACGGAAGCGGTGCGCAGGAGGGTGAGCCGTTCGGCGACGGGCGCGGGCAGGGTGTCGCTCTTGGTGGCCAGGACGCCGGTGTGCAGGGCGATCAGGCTGAGGCGGTGGGCAAGGACGTCGTGCATCTCGGTGGCGATCCGGGAGCGTTCAGCGGCCTGGGCGGCCTCCTCGCGCAACTGGGCCTCGACGCGCAGGTGCTCGACGTCCGCCGACAGCGCCGCGACCAGGCGTCGGCGGTTGCCCAGCCACAGGCCGGTGGCCACCGCCAGCGGCTGCAGCAGCAGGACGGAGGTGTAGCTCTGCGCCGACCACAGGGAGGTGGCCCGGACCCCGAGCAGATTGGCACCCAGCGCGCCGACCGCACACCCCAGAGCCACCCTGGCCCGGGCGTCGACGGCGAGGTCGAAGAGGGCGAGCAGCATCAGCGGCAGTATCGGCCAGCCCCACCAGGCGGTCGCCACCGTCACCACCACGGGCGCGACGGGCCACCGGAGCCGGGGCACGAGCAGAGCCGCCGCACACACCAGCGCCGCGATGGCGACCGGAACCAGGTAGCGGTCACGGTCGATCGAGACGGCGTTCAGCACTGCTGCCAGCGCGCACACGGCCACCAGAACCGTCCGCCCGACAACCGCCCACCTGCGCCTTCCACTGCTGCTCACCCTGGCCATGCTAGGCAGACCGGTCAGCCGTTACTGCCGACGATCCGCCATGGCCATCCCCTACTTTCGTCGGTGAACGACGTCGCACAACGACTGGTCCGAAGCCTGGCGCCGCTTCCTAGCGTCGAATGCATGAACAACTGGACGCACCTCAGTGACCGAGCCCCGGCCGAGCGCCACGCCGGGACGTGGACGTTCCTCCTCGAAGCGGCCCGCGACCTGCGCACCACCGGCGCTGTCGCCCCCAGCGGCAGAGCCCTCGCCCGGGCCCTGGCAGAACCGGTACGGGCGCAGGCGCCCCGGCCGCTGGCCGTCCTTGAGGCGGGCGCCGGGACCGGTGCCGTCACCCGCGCCCTGATCCCCCAGCTGACCCGCGGCAGCCGGCTGGACATCGTCGAGGCCAACCCCCGCTTCACCGACAGGTTGCGCCACCTCGTCGCCTCGCACCCAGCTCTGGTGACCCGGCCCGCGCGAGTGGACGTCCACCAGACGCTCGTCGAGGACCTGGACACCGACGTGCGCTACGACGTGATCGTCTCCGGGCTGCCGCTGACCAACTTCGCCCCCGAGCAGGTCGAACGCATCATGGCCCGCTACCTGGAACTGCTGCACCCCGGCGGCACCCTCACCTACTTCGCCTACCTCGGCACCCGCCGGGCCCGCGCTCTGACCGCCTCCCGGACCGAAGCCCGCCGCCACGCCGCCGTCGACGAGGTCATGGCCGGCTACCGGCGCACGCTCGCGACCGGACGGTGGAGCGTGTGGGCCAACCTCCCGCCCGCCCACGTCTGGCAGCTGCGCAAGCCCTCCGTCACCGCCGACGACGTACCGGATCTCGCTGTCGGGGCGCGGCGGTGAACCTGCTGTCCGGCCTCTTCGGCCATCTCTCCCCGGCGGTCGCGTACACGGTGGTGGCCGGGGTCGTCCTGGCCGAGTCCGTCCTGCTGACCGCGGTATTCGTCCCCACCCTCACCCTGCTGTTGACCGCCGGCGCACTGGCTCGCACCGGCCAGCTGAGTCTGCCCCTGGTCGTCGCCTCCGCGGCCGGCGCCGCAATCGCCGGTGACTTCCTCGCTCACCGCACCGGATGGCACCTCGGCAAGCGCCTCAGAACCGCCAGGATGGCCCGGCGTATCCCGGCGGCTGCGTGGCAGCGGGCTGAGACGCTGATGACCCGTCATGGCGGACGGGCCGTCTTCCTGGCCCGTCTGCTGCCGATGGTCCGCACTCTCGCCCCGCACTTCGCCGGCGCCACCCGCCTGCCCTACCGCCGCATCGCCCCCTACAGCGTCACCGCCGCCTGCCTGTGGGCCACGCTCGAAGCCGGCATCGGCTACAGCGCCGCGACCTCCCTCCAGCGGATTCTCACCGTGGGCGGCCCCGCCCTGGCCGTGGTCGTCCTGACCGCTCTCGCCACCACGCTCTGGTGGCGGCGCTCCCGGCACTCCGCACGACGTGCCGACGCCTCCCGACACGGTCACTCCGGCCGCCGGGGACGAGGCCCCGGTGCGCTGACCACGCCTGCCGGGAGTCCCACATTCGGCGGCGGGAAGACCGGTCGGTCTAGGATCGGCCGCTCATGCGGTGGCGCTCCATGGCTGCGCCGCCGATACACGGGGGAGGCAGGTCGTGGACGTGGCACGCAGGATTGTCGGACGTGATCATCTGGCAGGCGTCGCGCGAGCGGCGCTGGGAGCCGAGCACCGCCTCGTCGGCGTGTCACGGCTCCGAGGCGGCAGCAAGAAGGGCGTCTACCGCCTCACCTTCGACGACGACTCCACCGCGATCGTCTACATCTGGGACGACGCCGAGAACTACTGGCCGACGACGAACGCCCCCGACGCCGAGGACCATGCCGACCCGTTTTCGCACGCCTCCGGGATCGAGCTGTTCCAGGCCGCTCACCAGCACCTGACCACCCTGGGCATCCGTACGCCCCGGATCCATCTGGCCGACCGGAGCAGGACCCACTACCCGGCGGACATCGCGGTGGTCGAGGACGTCTCCGGAGAAAACCTGGAGACACTGCTCGAACAG
This genomic interval from Kitasatospora gansuensis contains the following:
- a CDS encoding NAD(P)-dependent oxidoreductase, whose translation is MSSIIVFGAAGRAGRAITAEARLRGHRVTAVVRDPGAHPELAAEGGLTAGDVTDPAVVARLAAGHDVAVVAAYAPVPDFFATASAALVEGLTTARVPRLLSVGLASVLPTASGGLLMDTPGYPQEYRDFYLSHAAGTEVLRTAPDTLDWLVVSPSGDFDHQGTRTGGYALAPADAEDRISYPDLAVALLDEIDRPTHHRTHLGVRSEG
- a CDS encoding trypsin-like serine protease, whose protein sequence is MPNTTLRRFGLAVGTATAGAGLLAALAGPAAAINSYNSQPAPERTEVGALVVQWDDDGSPATPDRVDWMCSGTMVDRDTFLTAAHCTSDWPAGARYYVSLGQDVQSALDAAAAAHPGDPAAVASAVAVEGVAHQDPAYPGPAADPHDIAVIQLPARAVAARWTFTPAALPTAGQLDGLGPQGLNVTSFQVVGYGTQEAQRGPGGQTHPGGGVRLKAPVTFNALNAPWVRLAMTAPQGNGGACYGDSGGPNFAEIGGRSLLVATTITGDGPCYATNVSYRLDSPAARAFLAPFVALP
- a CDS encoding response regulator, with amino-acid sequence MIRAMIVDDDALVRLGLADLLETDPDIDVVAQAADGLQAIELAGAHRVDVALVDVRMPRMDGITATARLRALPHPPRVITLTTFDLDEYVYNALAAGADGFLLKDTDPAEILRAVHLVAAGSAMLHPSAARRLIDRYHATNQPHATAAQARLDKLTPRERDVLVLLAEGATNADIATRLTMRESTVKAHVSRILTTLEVTNRVQAALLARDAGLNS
- a CDS encoding class I SAM-dependent methyltransferase gives rise to the protein MNNWTHLSDRAPAERHAGTWTFLLEAARDLRTTGAVAPSGRALARALAEPVRAQAPRPLAVLEAGAGTGAVTRALIPQLTRGSRLDIVEANPRFTDRLRHLVASHPALVTRPARVDVHQTLVEDLDTDVRYDVIVSGLPLTNFAPEQVERIMARYLELLHPGGTLTYFAYLGTRRARALTASRTEARRHAAVDEVMAGYRRTLATGRWSVWANLPPAHVWQLRKPSVTADDVPDLAVGARR
- a CDS encoding DedA family protein: MNLLSGLFGHLSPAVAYTVVAGVVLAESVLLTAVFVPTLTLLLTAGALARTGQLSLPLVVASAAGAAIAGDFLAHRTGWHLGKRLRTARMARRIPAAAWQRAETLMTRHGGRAVFLARLLPMVRTLAPHFAGATRLPYRRIAPYSVTAACLWATLEAGIGYSAATSLQRILTVGGPALAVVVLTALATTLWWRRSRHSARRADASRHGHSGRRGRGPGALTTPAGSPTFGGGKTGRSRIGRSCGGAPWLRRRYTGEAGRGRGTQDCRT
- a CDS encoding winged helix-turn-helix transcriptional regulator, producing MREPLDPEMFDPVCPSDLSPIRFGDKWGGMIIRCLEDGPRRFSELRVPLRGITAKVLTSSLRVLERDGLIVRTERPGQLRWVEYELTQVGRSLLGPMDVACEWTRVHWDELLDAREAAVGATGQLSEAG
- a CDS encoding sensor histidine kinase: MARVSSSGRRRWAVVGRTVLVAVCALAAVLNAVSIDRDRYLVPVAIAALVCAAALLVPRLRWPVAPVVVTVATAWWGWPILPLMLLALFDLAVDARARVALGCAVGALGANLLGVRATSLWSAQSYTSVLLLQPLAVATGLWLGNRRRLVAALSADVEHLRVEAQLREEAAQAAERSRIATEMHDVLAHRLSLIALHTGVLATKSDTLPAPVAERLTLLRTASVEALADLRDVLGALHDPAAARDNSSLAPALREVRELVDEARAAGQDVELACDGAPEQAPTTHRLAVYRVVQEALTNARKHAAGSRVTVRIDYRPPATFVEVTNTPGAPSPDTPASGYGLVGLRERITALGGRLAAGPAGAGAWRLTARVPHPTGSTAQNGTTT
- a CDS encoding sulfurtransferase, which translates into the protein MSPLALPGPLVDVHWLAEHLDHPDLLVLDAGVGDHRGEPLPISGARVFDLDGALSDHADPRPHTMPNAAQFTAEVRALGVNDRSTVVVYDGAGVYSSARALWMFRAMGFDRVAVLNGGLPAWAAAGLPRAAVTSVPVAVGDFTAAPRPGLFVDSATVLAALADDSSAVLDARTRERFAGTAPEPRAGLRGGHMPGAFNLPFGELQSAGHMLPPTELRARIHELTGERERLLFSCGSGVTACILTLGAELAGYRDLAVYDGSWSEWGLPSELPVVTGS
- a CDS encoding glycosyl hydrolase family 28-related protein; protein product: MSRNITRAVAALTATVIGLSPVLGGTAFAAEPHAPAPVLTRAGLDPALVAGRGARVDFAEQEAERALTDGTVLGPDRTAYTLPAEASGRQAVRLTPGQYVEFVLPSAANAITVRYSIPDAPSGGGLTAPLDVTVNSRDRSTMTLTSQYSWLYNQYPFSNDPNSGLLHPDWWITECSCVPAATTPAPVIGTPFRPNHFYDEQRLLLGRKYRAGDRIRLTVPAGSTAAWTVIDLLDSQLVAAPKVELAAANVLLFGADPTGRRDSADAIDRAIAFARRTGLKVYLPPGSYQVNRHILVDDVTIVGAGSWYTVVKGRQVDLATPAPDGSVHTGVGFYGKDASAGGSRNVHLADFAIEGDVRERVDTDQVNAIGGAMSDSTISGLYLHHTKVGLWFDGPMTNLRVTGNVITDQIADGLNFHTGVTGSVVSDNFVRNTGDDGLAMWSERVGNAGNTFDHNTVQSPVLANGIALYGGTDNTVSNNLIADPVREGSAIQVGSRFGAEPFTGQLRISDNTTVRSGTYELNWKIGLGALWFYALERDIAADTRVTGNAFLDNTYNAVMLVADWPVKDRYSITNLHFKDLRIDGTGTSVLSARAAGSATFENVDARNVGAVGVNNCGTFHFTPAGSEFALTDLGGNDGGGTTGAWLAPWELPNTITCDDRPPVVAPPAPSPW
- a CDS encoding BP74-related protein; its protein translation is MRRTITKFGSLAAVSMFALALAQPAQAVQAAGATGTTAASSSAFFEFTDGTDTFVFKLTDSAKIQQARNILSGVETENVGVMGKVVKTPAWYNSPWKYQIAPNSVSFFGMAMEVCDASISYVDTHLNEVGGALLPGSTWCPWQSKLTREVTAP
- a CDS encoding GNAT family N-acetyltransferase, whose product is MTIVLGTPTAGGVREAMGALREWQYDGAPMQLHPGDIGWNYRFGTAETAAVVRTWSRGGRILAVGMQDSPTVLRMTVAPDAFRDEELARRLVEDLSLPERGVLPAGAVSVEAPLGLLLHDLLTKDDWGVDEPWTPLFRDLADEVEDPGVRIEAIGPEQAQDFADVLRSAFDTSRPTRAYWHAMSAGPFHADARCLGAYDDQGNPAAVVTVWSAGPGKPGLVEPMGVHADHRGRGYGRAITVAGAAALRELGSSSVRVCTPSSNVGGVATYRAAGFEARPEIGDRIRKA
- a CDS encoding S1 family peptidase translates to MRIKRTTPIRKTARHTRVLAATIGLLSATAVAAPSAIAAPAPSFSPDRLAAVSETVLGADVGGTAWYVDHRSGRVVVTADSTVSPAALAKIKKAAGADAGALRIQRAPGTFAPLLAAGSAIYGGGYRCSLGFNVVSGSTYYFVTAGHCGNVAGAWYTTSGQSTPIGATVNSSFPGNDYALVRYDNASLSHTGGFSSAPDAYVGESVKRTGSTTGTHGGTVTGLNATVHYSGGGTVKGMIQTNVCAEPGDSGGPLYDGTKALGITSGGSGDCRTGGTTFFQPVNEALAKYNVSVF